A genome region from Flavobacterium sp. CFS9 includes the following:
- the queG gene encoding tRNA epoxyqueuosine(34) reductase QueG, protein MTINSKETYSKFIKAEAKRLGFLSCGISKAGFLEEEAPRLEKWLNNNHHGQMAYMENYFDKRLDPNLLVDDAKSVVSLLLNYYPTEIQTEESFKISKYAYGQDYHFVIKEKLKEFLHSIQENIGEVSGRAFVDSAPVLDRAWAAKSGLGWIGKSGNLLTQKVGSFYFIAELILDLDLEYDHATTDHCGSCTACIDACPTQAIVAPYVVDGSKCISYYTIELKENIPAEMKGKFDEWMFGCDTCQDVCPWNRFSKPHSEPLFNPNPELLSFSKKDWIEITEETFRLVFKNSPIKRTKFDGLKRNILFLE, encoded by the coding sequence ATGACAATCAATTCTAAAGAGACCTATTCAAAATTCATAAAAGCTGAAGCCAAAAGGCTTGGGTTTCTTTCTTGCGGAATATCCAAGGCAGGATTTCTGGAAGAGGAGGCACCACGTCTTGAAAAATGGTTAAACAACAACCATCATGGGCAGATGGCGTATATGGAGAACTACTTTGATAAACGTCTGGATCCTAATTTATTAGTAGATGATGCCAAGAGTGTAGTGTCACTTTTACTCAATTATTACCCAACAGAAATCCAGACGGAGGAAAGTTTTAAAATTTCGAAATATGCCTACGGTCAGGATTATCATTTTGTCATTAAAGAAAAACTAAAAGAATTTTTACATTCGATTCAGGAAAATATCGGAGAAGTATCCGGCCGTGCTTTTGTAGATTCGGCACCTGTTTTAGATAGGGCCTGGGCAGCAAAAAGCGGACTGGGCTGGATTGGTAAAAGCGGTAACCTGCTGACTCAAAAAGTAGGCTCTTTTTATTTCATTGCCGAACTTATTCTGGATTTAGATTTAGAGTACGACCACGCTACAACCGATCATTGCGGATCCTGTACCGCCTGTATTGATGCCTGTCCCACACAGGCGATAGTGGCTCCTTATGTAGTAGACGGGAGTAAATGCATCTCGTATTACACTATCGAACTCAAAGAAAACATACCTGCCGAAATGAAAGGCAAGTTTGATGAATGGATGTTTGGCTGTGATACCTGTCAGGATGTTTGTCCGTGGAACCGGTTCTCAAAGCCGCATTCCGAACCTTTATTCAATCCCAATCCGGAATTACTTTCTTTTTCTAAAAAGGATTGGATCGAAATTACCGAAGAAACTTTTCGGTTAGTTTTTAAAAATTCTCCTATCAAAAGAACCAAATTTGATGGCTTAAAACGCAATATTCTCTTTCTTGAGTAA